The Mus pahari chromosome 2, PAHARI_EIJ_v1.1, whole genome shotgun sequence genomic interval GCACACTCCCATAATCCCACCTGCTCTTAAAAAGAAGTTTACTAGGAATGGCCCCTGGAGTATAGAAGACTGGCCCTAAGGAGATGGGGCATAGGAGGAGCCTGCTGAGAACCTTCACGGCTTCCCACCTCTTCCTCTAGCCTCCTCAATTCCAGATTTTGAGGAAGCTGTCCCAGGAGCCAGTGGCCACAGCCATGCCATCAGCTGTGACCCCCAGGCAGCTGACTCTGTTGTCATGGCCAGAGAGTATgcctgaaggagagagaaaagacagcctGCTCTGCCCCAGTGTGTGAGGATCTGGGCGAGCACAGAAGCCCTGGCTTCGGTGGACGGTACTGGGCCTGACGGagaccaaggaactgaaggagtgtTAGCCCCGAGGAGAGGGAGATCTTGTCAGGCCAGTTCCTCCATCGAGAACTGAGTCACTGGTGGGGCAAGGGTAACCTGGTTAGTAATGTCAGGATGCTGTGGAGAAGGCGGGGGCCACTTTGAAGGGCCCAAGGAGTCCTTTGTTTCTAggttaaaaaggggggggggggcaggggagtgaTGTGAGCGCCTCAGCAGGCCTTGGGGCTTGTCTCAGGGTTATCTTATTCAGCTCTTGGTCTCCTGATAGAAGACAGACTGTCCCTTTCCATTTTAGACCAATGCTAGATGCGcccccaggctagcctggaccctGGTGCTCTACACATCTTGATTTACTCTCATCCACACATCTGAGACTGCCCCTTAATGTATGACCCAGAAACCGCAGTACTGGACATTTGAGGTACACAGGTTTGAGGGTAGCCAGAAGGAACGGGTACAGCACTAGGTAGGGGAGGGGCTGCTTAGAGCCCTTTCTGTTCAGGGAACACACTCTTAGTTTCAGAAGCAAAGGGGGTTGGTTTCCAAGGCTCCTGTCAGGCAACAGTTAGGGATCAGCTAACTGTCATAGGAGGTCCCCGTGACGACTGAGGGAGAGGGAAGGCTGGCGAGTCTGGGGCAGACCCTTACCTACACGCTCGCACTTCAGAGAGTCCCAGACATTGCAGTTGAAGTCATCATAGCCCGCGAAGAGCAGGCGCCCACTGAGCGAGAAGGCGACAGACGTGATACCACAGATGATGCTCTCGTGGGAATAGGCAGTCAGTTCCTGGTCTGCTCTCAAGTCAAAGAGGCGGCAGGAGGCGTCGTCTGAGCCGGTGCAGATGGCCTCACCATTGGGAAAGAACTGAGGATACAGTTAAGAAGGGGTCAGGGCTCAGATCTGGGGCAGCCTTGCCTTCCTGCCGGCTTCCTGGCTCCCACTGGGGGAGAGTAAGCCACCTCTCTCAGTCTCTGGGTCTGTCTCTTGGTAGGGCAAGGCAAGCAGCTGCATGGAAGCCGTTCACTGGCTGTGTTCCTGTAGCTCCTTCCGCCCGTGACTCCGGCATCAGAGGCAGGCATGTTACCTGTCCCCACGGTGTGGGCAAGGGAACCAAGGTCTCCCGGGATCACACAATCAAAAAGGATCAGATTCCTACTGCTACTACCCTAAGACGACTAGATCAGAGTGTGTAAGAATAACACAAAGTCCAGGCATAGAACATCATCACGAAAAATAACAGGCATACTTTGAGGGGAATTATAGAAAACTGGTGTACCCTCACCAAAAAGATGCcatgttgccaggcagtggtggtacatccCTTCGataccagcacttgggtggcagaggcaagtggagctctgagtttgaggccagcctggcctacagagttagttctaggacagccagaggtatatAATAAGACTTTCTCTTGAGGGGGGGTGTGGGGGTTAAACTTgacttagggctggagagatggctcagcagctaagaacccttgcttttgcagaggaagttcagctgccagcacccacatgacagctcataccTGACTCTGGTTCTAGGGAATCCAGCATCCTCTTTGGCCCTCCAGGAAGTGTAAGTATCTAAAGGGCATGGAGCCATGATATATGTAGTGTACTCTCAACCCAGGACTGAGGCCCTAGTGTGTAGCTTGGTGGTAGGGCACTTGCTTAACATGTAGAAGCTCTGATGTGAAGCTCTAGCTCCACGCACAGGACAAGGGAGGGACCTAAGTGTGActgagtgtgtgcacgtgtgtgtctaAAGCAAGTGTGGCAAAATGTTAACGGTGAATCTGGGTGAATCGGACATGGGATTCCTTGTCATTGGTTTTGAAACTCTCCTACAAGGTAAAATTATAAGGAAAGGGCTCAGGGACACTGTGGCAGTGGGTGAGGTATGTATTGGGGTTTAAGGTCATTGCTGAAGGCACACGTAGAGAGACTCACACAGATGGCATTGATGTCTGACTCATGGCCAGTGAAAGTCTGACGACAGGTCCCTTCCCTCACATCCCAGAGCTTGGCGCTAGCATCGCAAGCTCCCGAAATGAAGAGTTTGTAGTCTGGGGACACAGCCAGGCTCATGCAGTCACCAGTGTGTCCCACAAACACTGTCTTCTGCTGCCCCGTCTCAATGTCCCACAAGGCACTGCCGGGAGAGAGGGAGCCCATCACAGTGAAATGTCCCAGTTGCCCAGGACAGGGTGACCTTCCTCAGCACCCAGGGCATTCAACCCTTACCACGTGGTGTCCCCAGAGCTAGTCACGATGTTGTTGTCATCCAGGAAGCGGCAACAGGAGAGATAACCTGGAGGTGGTTAGAAGGACAGCGACCTGGCTCAAGGTCCTGGTCATAACTGGCCAGAGGCCTAGACTTTCTTGACCCCCTACACAGGGAAAGAGGACAGCTCACCTGTATGAGCAGAGAGCTCCCGGCTGACCTTGACGTTGCCCTCTCGGGATTTGAGGCTGTAGATTGAACACATGTTGTCCAGCCCTCCACACGCCACAAAGTTCCCTGATGGTGCATAGGCACAGGTCATGACCCAGGAGGAACGCAGCGGGATTGCATGCACCTGCACGGGAGGGTAGATTTGAGGCAGGTGGGACCTGTGCTTCAGCCAAACGGGACAGAGATTAGGCATGGCATCCCCAGGAAGGACGGAGGGTCAGCAGGGAGGGCTGGTACCTTATTAGTGGTGTAAGTGTCCCACACGATCAGCTTCCCATCCTGCGAGGCACTTACGAGCAGCCTGGGGAAAAGGGCCCCTGTGTCATCCGGCCCTCTTTTTCCCTGTCACACCCCCCCCCTTAGACCCCTCTGGATCCTCACTTAGAGTCAGTGGCCCAGTGCATGGCATAGATCTTGGCCAGGTGTCCCCTTAATGTCCTCCGTGTCCGCATCTGGACTCGGCCCACCACCTCCAGACCAGACACAAGCTGCAGAGAAAGGGGTGTTGGGTTTCACAGGTCTGCAAGGCCCCTGCTCCAGATGAGCGTCTGCTGGGGACCAGGCACTTGAACAGATGCCCCAACCTTAGAGAAAGAGGCCCCTGGATTGAAGTGACTGAGCCTCCAATGGTAGACAGGTGCTGGGACAGCTTGTGGCAAGTTGCTAAACAGTGGTGTGGAGTGGTTAGTGTCTCCATAccgagggaaaggaggaagaggaggaagctccAGTATGGAGACACACCCACCTCGATCAGTTTCAGGCTGTTGGTATAAGGTCACTAAACATAAACTTGGGAAAAGAAACACTCAGTGGTGTCAGACTGGTAGGTGCCTGTTCTCACACACCGGTGGCACGCAGCCATGGTGGCATGAAGCCATGGCATCACCACCGCTGGGGACTGCACTGCTGAAATCCGGTTCTCCACTCCACACAGTCGCACGCAGCCCCCTAGCTACCAAGCCTTCGGAGTCTACAGACTTGGTCTGCCTTACTTTGTCACCTTCAGCTAATCATCACACACACCTTTCCCTGAGCCTCTTATCTCAGAGTTGCCATGGAAATCATGTAGGATTATGTAGTTAAGTGTCTAGCCCAGTGCCTCTCTCATAATGTTTACTCTTATGTACACATTTAATACAACCAGTTCTGTTTATCTTTTTTCCCCTTAGTACTGTAGATTGAACTAGGGCCTCAGTATGCTAGCTAAGAATTCCGGCACTGAAAtatattgcttttttcttttttaacataatATTTCTAATAATTTGCAATTTCGCGCAGGCATTTTGGTCATATCTGCCCCACTCCTCCTAACTCCTCCCACGTCCACCCTTTACCTCCTACCCCCACACAACTTCATGTCTtgctttttgaaatttttctcatAGCtcaacttttttactttttattttgagccaggctggtcttaaatccACTCCGCAGCCCAGGCATGCTGTGAGTTTtcactcctacctcagccttccaggTAGCCGGGTTACAAGTCTGTGCCACCTGACATGGCTTGGGCTATCAGTTCTAAGAAACCAAAGTAGTTTGTGTATCACGAACGAAAGAAACACTAGGCTGACAAGGTATCGTGTATTGTTAGATGCATCTCAACTCTAGAAAACTCTGTGAGAAAGCACGCATCTTAAAATCGATGAAATGTCACCTTAGACGACTGCCAGTTCGAATCTATGAGAAGTCCTGCTTGCCCCCTGCACCCCCTGCCCACCTCACTGTTCAGGGTGAAGACCAGTGTCTATGTCGTCCGTATCCAATATAATGGCTGGCCCAGAGCAGATCTTAATGGATGTTTGTTGAATTAATTCATGAAtgtctttcctcccttcaagGACAGGATGTGCTAAAAGCTCAGGCAGCAGTACGGTGCTGGTCCTGAAGGCCTTGCtcagtcccctcccctcctatcATGTCCTGCCTCAGAGGGGCAGAAGGTCTCACCTCAGCCAGAGTGATGTCAGCACAGGCTTTCCTGGCATCCTGTGGGGAAAGCGGGCATCAGGGGGGCTGTGGTAGGACAAGGGGCATGCACGTGCACCTCACGTACGGGAGGGCATGCATGGGGCTCTGCAGTTGGGAGGTGGTCTCAAATGTGAGGACCAGGTTTAAGGTCTCTGGACCCTTCTAGATGAGAGGTGTCTAAAGTGTCACCCAAGAGTGAACCCAGTCCCTCCCAGGCCACACTCCCATGTGTCCTGAGTTCTGTTCTCCAAGGTCCCCAGGATGAGGGCTCTGGGGTTACAGCAATCTGCTTCTTGagctgctctgcctcctgcctcagctgctccATCTCCCCCATGGTGCACAGGTCGAGGGGTAGTTCCGGCTCCTGCCAGGGACATGGAATAGGTGTTGGGTCCCGTCAGGCGTCAGGCCGTGTTTCTGTTCTTTCCATCCTACTcctgtgatgggggaggggggtctctcCCTCCTGGGTCTCAATCCCAGCCCTGCCTGAGCCCTCCCCATGGGCCCCCCATCCCAGAGGGCAGAGCCGGCCAGCTCCCTCTTACTTGGGCTCTGGCTGGACTTCTCCCAGGTTTCCGCTTCCCAGGCGCCTCGCCGCCTCACCGTCTCAGCTTCGATGCCCGCCTGTCACCTGCCCCCCTCTGCTGCCAGAGgagctggcctggcct includes:
- the Gnb3 gene encoding guanine nucleotide-binding protein G(I)/G(S)/G(T) subunit beta-3; this encodes MGEMEQLRQEAEQLKKQIADARKACADITLAELVSGLEVVGRVQMRTRRTLRGHLAKIYAMHWATDSKLLVSASQDGKLIVWDTYTTNKVHAIPLRSSWVMTCAYAPSGNFVACGGLDNMCSIYSLKSREGNVKVSRELSAHTGYLSCCRFLDDNNIVTSSGDTTCALWDIETGQQKTVFVGHTGDCMSLAVSPDYKLFISGACDASAKLWDVREGTCRQTFTGHESDINAICFFPNGEAICTGSDDASCRLFDLRADQELTAYSHESIICGITSVAFSLSGRLLFAGYDDFNCNVWDSLKCERVGILSGHDNRVSCLGVTADGMAVATGSWDSFLKIWN